From the Kitasatospora viridis genome, one window contains:
- a CDS encoding DEAD/DEAH box helicase, giving the protein MTDQTLPQPSAGGSPRAGAGRGRPRGGNPRTGAPRSGAPRAGSGQPRQRGGGGGGGGARQRPVAAAAEFTTVTGTPARPAAQTFAELEMPKALLSALTREGVTEPFPIQGATLPDSLAGRDVLGRGRTGSGKTLAFGLPLLARTSGSRASARRPLAMVLVPTRELAQQVTDALTPYATAVNLRIATVVGGMSITRQANALRRGTEILVATPGRLDDLINRQDVYLDDVRTTVLDEADQMADMGFLPQVTKLLEQVAEGGQRMLFSATLDRNIDRLVQRFLTDPVVHSVDPSAGAVSTMDHHVLQVDATDKASATAHIASRDGRVIMFVHTKHGADRLAKQLLASGVRAAALHGGKSQPQRNRTLDQFRDGRVSALIATNVAARGIHIDGLDLVVNVDPPIDHKDYLHRGGRTARAGESGTVVTLVLPEQRRDVAKLMTVAGIRPTTTKVRPGDAELTRITGARTPSGIAVSLAPPPEPAAAPKAGGSAGSSNRRSSGPRSKLPADVDSNGNAKRRRPKQHLGGGNGGTGGSGGSGSNRMAAGFIGKASGSKPGSGSKTGSNYGTGRQRRAAR; this is encoded by the coding sequence ATGACTGATCAGACTCTCCCCCAGCCTTCGGCCGGGGGGAGCCCCAGGGCCGGAGCAGGCCGTGGCCGCCCCCGCGGCGGCAACCCCCGCACCGGCGCGCCGCGTTCCGGCGCCCCCCGCGCCGGGTCCGGCCAGCCCCGCCAGCGCGGCGGTGGCGGCGGTGGCGGCGGTGCTCGCCAGCGCCCGGTCGCCGCGGCCGCCGAGTTCACCACCGTGACCGGCACCCCGGCCCGCCCGGCGGCGCAGACCTTCGCCGAGCTGGAGATGCCCAAGGCGCTGCTCTCCGCGCTGACCCGGGAGGGCGTCACCGAGCCGTTCCCGATCCAGGGCGCCACCCTGCCCGACTCGCTGGCCGGGCGCGACGTGCTCGGCCGCGGCCGCACCGGCTCCGGCAAGACCCTCGCCTTCGGCCTGCCGCTGCTGGCCCGCACCTCCGGCAGCCGGGCCTCGGCCCGCCGCCCGCTGGCCATGGTGCTGGTGCCCACCCGCGAGCTGGCCCAGCAGGTCACCGACGCGCTGACGCCCTACGCGACCGCCGTCAACCTGCGGATCGCCACCGTGGTCGGCGGCATGTCGATCACCCGGCAGGCGAACGCGCTGCGCCGTGGCACCGAGATCCTGGTCGCCACCCCCGGCCGGCTGGACGACCTGATCAACCGTCAGGACGTCTACCTCGACGACGTGCGCACCACCGTGCTCGACGAGGCCGACCAGATGGCCGACATGGGCTTCCTGCCGCAGGTCACCAAGCTGCTGGAGCAGGTCGCCGAGGGCGGGCAGCGGATGCTCTTCTCCGCCACCCTGGACCGCAACATCGACCGCCTGGTGCAGCGCTTCCTGACCGACCCGGTGGTGCACTCGGTGGACCCGTCGGCCGGCGCCGTCAGCACCATGGACCACCACGTGCTCCAGGTCGACGCGACCGACAAGGCCTCCGCCACCGCGCACATCGCCTCCCGCGACGGCCGGGTGATCATGTTCGTGCACACCAAGCACGGCGCCGACCGGCTCGCCAAGCAGCTGCTGGCCAGCGGCGTGCGCGCCGCCGCGCTGCACGGCGGCAAGTCCCAGCCGCAGCGCAACCGCACCCTGGACCAGTTCCGCGACGGCCGGGTCAGCGCGCTGATCGCCACCAACGTCGCCGCCCGCGGCATCCACATCGACGGCCTCGACCTGGTCGTCAACGTGGACCCGCCGATCGACCACAAGGACTACCTGCACCGCGGCGGCCGCACCGCCCGGGCCGGCGAGTCCGGCACCGTGGTCACCCTGGTGCTGCCCGAGCAGCGCCGCGACGTGGCGAAGCTGATGACGGTGGCCGGCATCCGCCCGACCACCACCAAGGTGCGCCCCGGCGACGCCGAGCTGACCCGGATCACCGGCGCCCGCACGCCCAGCGGCATCGCGGTCAGCCTGGCCCCGCCGCCGGAGCCGGCCGCCGCGCCCAAGGCCGGTGGCAGCGCGGGCAGCTCCAACCGCCGTTCGTCCGGCCCGCGCAGCAAGCTGCCGGCCGACGTGGACTCCAACGGCAACGCCAAGCGGCGCCGCCCCAAGCAGCACCTGGGCGGGGGCAACGGCGGCACCGGCGGGTCCGGCGGCAGCGGCTCGAACCGGATGGCGGCCGGCTTCATCGGCAAGGCGAGCGGCTCGAAGCCGGGCAGCGGCTCGAAGACCGGCTCCAACTACGGCACCGGCCGCCAGCGGCGCGCGGCGCGCTGA
- a CDS encoding WXG100 family type VII secretion target yields the protein MTESWVGGDIAGLQHMGSTLTGAKQQLDGIVQPLGAKVDSLVGDAGWSGDAASGFRSAWTTDAMTAGGFSELVEATGKVLTDLGNRLSAAESALQDAADTAQRKGVPVGPTGVPGELATNNPPSPKEQQGINDLHDYGTLYAEIMQTAQQARIDAAKALNDLYASIDPSQPMGKGDKITVADYLRGLWTAKTDEERSLGLDAAKELPDAQAKHDAALKSLVDEEAKFRTAEANLPKAFQLRGQWASAAEKLTELKTTISEAENGSQFLPYDKQLNYKLADATKGVKLMDDAPRFLKEIPVIDIAATVGGGLLEANSDHQEGWSWGHSLLVDVGGGLVGLGAGVAVAAGVVASLPVDGAVAVAAIGGTVVVGVGTFADKLFHEHWSEDIHNHGVVAGVWDGTMHAGAQTGKAIGGMVTGAGKAVWHGITSIF from the coding sequence ATGACCGAGAGTTGGGTCGGCGGCGACATCGCCGGACTGCAGCACATGGGCAGCACCCTGACCGGCGCCAAGCAGCAGCTGGACGGCATCGTCCAGCCGCTCGGCGCGAAGGTGGACTCCCTGGTCGGCGACGCCGGGTGGAGCGGCGACGCGGCCAGCGGATTCCGGTCCGCCTGGACCACGGACGCGATGACGGCCGGCGGGTTCTCCGAACTCGTCGAGGCCACCGGCAAGGTGCTGACCGACCTGGGCAACCGCCTCTCCGCGGCCGAGAGCGCGCTGCAGGACGCGGCCGACACCGCCCAGCGCAAGGGCGTGCCGGTCGGACCGACCGGCGTGCCGGGCGAGCTCGCGACCAACAACCCGCCCAGCCCCAAGGAACAGCAGGGCATCAACGACCTGCACGACTACGGCACCCTCTACGCCGAGATCATGCAGACCGCCCAGCAGGCCCGGATCGACGCCGCGAAGGCGCTGAACGACCTCTACGCCTCGATCGACCCGTCCCAGCCGATGGGCAAGGGCGACAAGATCACCGTCGCCGACTACCTGCGCGGCCTGTGGACCGCCAAGACCGACGAGGAGCGCTCGCTCGGCCTCGACGCCGCCAAGGAGCTCCCCGACGCCCAGGCCAAGCACGACGCGGCGCTGAAGTCCCTGGTCGACGAAGAGGCCAAGTTCCGCACCGCCGAGGCCAACCTGCCCAAGGCCTTCCAGCTGCGCGGCCAGTGGGCCAGCGCCGCCGAGAAGCTGACCGAGCTGAAGACCACCATCTCCGAGGCCGAGAACGGCAGCCAGTTCCTGCCCTACGACAAGCAGTTGAACTACAAACTGGCCGACGCCACCAAGGGCGTCAAGCTGATGGACGACGCACCGCGGTTCCTCAAGGAGATCCCGGTGATCGACATCGCGGCCACGGTCGGCGGCGGCCTGCTGGAGGCCAACTCCGACCACCAGGAGGGCTGGTCCTGGGGCCACTCGCTGCTGGTCGACGTCGGCGGCGGCCTGGTCGGCCTCGGTGCGGGCGTGGCCGTGGCGGCCGGCGTGGTGGCCAGCCTCCCGGTGGACGGCGCGGTGGCCGTGGCCGCGATCGGCGGCACCGTCGTCGTCGGTGTGGGAACCTTCGCGGACAAGCTGTTCCACGAGCACTGGAGCGAGGACATCCACAACCACGGCGTGGTGGCCGGGGTCTGGGACGGCACCATGCACGCCGGTGCCCAGACCGGCAAGGCCATCGGCGGCATGGTGACGGGAGCGGGAAAGGCAGTCTGGCATGGCATCACCAGCATCTTCTGA
- a CDS encoding cold-shock protein, whose protein sequence is MATGIVKWFNSEKGFGFIEQEGGGPDVFAHYSNIQAGGFRELFEGQKVEFDVTQGQKGPQAENITIVNS, encoded by the coding sequence ATGGCTACCGGCATCGTGAAGTGGTTCAACAGCGAAAAGGGCTTCGGCTTCATTGAGCAGGAGGGTGGCGGCCCGGACGTGTTCGCCCACTACTCCAACATCCAGGCCGGCGGCTTCCGCGAGCTGTTCGAGGGCCAGAAGGTCGAGTTCGACGTCACGCAGGGCCAGAAGGGCCCGCAGGCCGAGAACATCACCATCGTCAACAGCTGA
- a CDS encoding helix-turn-helix transcriptional regulator: protein MSTHQQVRRDALANFLRSRRARLTPADVGMAPGVRRRTPGLRREEIAVLAGVGVTWYTWLEQGREINPSPEVLGSLARTLRLDTAETDYLFRLAGSQPAPRQPSGAAEVPAALVRLVRAQSPAPAFLLDPDWTVRAWNPAGEALFDFSAWEPEDRNLAWIAFAHLPNRARTVDWEHHGRRLLAHLRAAYAERGGQRTEAGRRIAALLRRLREHFPEANTWLDEHQVQDRAGAAKDLLHEELGVLRFDQVVLAAPGGLELVVFSPRDAATESLLPLLTAQQAERAEQPEAVTVAA from the coding sequence ATGTCGACTCACCAACAAGTGCGCCGGGACGCGCTCGCCAACTTCCTGCGCTCGCGGCGGGCCCGGCTGACACCGGCGGACGTGGGCATGGCGCCCGGGGTGCGGCGGCGCACGCCTGGGCTGCGGCGCGAGGAGATCGCGGTGCTCGCCGGGGTCGGGGTGACCTGGTACACCTGGCTGGAGCAGGGGCGCGAGATCAACCCCTCGCCGGAGGTGCTGGGCAGCCTGGCCCGCACGCTGCGGCTGGACACCGCGGAGACCGACTACCTGTTCCGGCTGGCCGGTTCGCAGCCGGCGCCGCGGCAGCCGAGCGGGGCAGCGGAGGTTCCGGCGGCGCTGGTCCGACTGGTCCGCGCGCAGTCACCGGCGCCGGCCTTCCTGCTGGACCCGGACTGGACGGTGCGGGCCTGGAACCCGGCCGGCGAGGCGCTCTTCGACTTCTCGGCCTGGGAGCCGGAGGACCGCAACCTGGCCTGGATCGCCTTCGCCCACCTGCCGAACCGGGCCCGCACGGTGGACTGGGAGCACCACGGCCGCCGCCTGCTGGCCCACCTGCGCGCCGCCTACGCCGAGCGCGGCGGTCAGCGCACCGAGGCCGGGCGGCGGATCGCGGCGCTGCTGCGCCGGTTGCGCGAGCACTTCCCGGAGGCGAACACCTGGCTGGACGAACACCAGGTGCAGGACCGGGCGGGCGCCGCCAAGGACCTGCTGCACGAGGAGTTGGGCGTGCTGCGCTTCGACCAGGTGGTGCTGGCGGCCCCGGGCGGCCTGGAGCTGGTGGTGTTCTCGCCGCGCGACGCGGCCACCGAGAGCCTACTGCCGCTCCTGACGGCGCAGCAGGCAGAGCGAGCGGAACAGCCGGAGGCCGTCACGGTGGCCGCCTGA
- a CDS encoding SAV_915 family protein — protein MASPIPGAPTPGAPAPAVPRPASIRPDEQVYIPAHPRYADQPGVAPQIGFELLHSTLGGPIPVAFTTVEKLVAALGPAQPWIAAPARSYVQLMRRAGYAPVYLDPQVPPGARTWSPEDLDQYARGTR, from the coding sequence ATGGCGTCACCGATACCCGGTGCACCGACACCTGGCGCGCCCGCGCCCGCCGTGCCGCGTCCGGCCTCGATCCGCCCGGACGAGCAGGTCTACATCCCGGCGCACCCGCGCTACGCGGACCAGCCCGGCGTCGCGCCGCAAATCGGCTTCGAGCTGCTGCACAGCACGCTCGGCGGGCCGATCCCGGTGGCCTTCACCACCGTCGAGAAGCTGGTGGCCGCCCTCGGCCCCGCCCAGCCGTGGATCGCGGCACCCGCCCGCTCCTACGTCCAGCTGATGCGCCGGGCCGGCTACGCACCGGTCTACCTGGACCCGCAGGTGCCGCCGGGCGCCCGCACCTGGAGCCCGGAGGACCTCGACCAGTACGCGAGGGGGACACGATGA
- a CDS encoding DUF6317 family protein, with protein sequence MSAGYDVVLEDLRSMAATFHQEAQAYVKLKTDVAPPIAASGDSGLDSSITSMMEAIAGLHAKLAGRIEGHGDKLQYAHDSYQRHDVDEHGVYEDLMN encoded by the coding sequence ATGAGCGCCGGCTACGACGTGGTGCTGGAGGACCTGCGGTCGATGGCCGCCACCTTCCACCAGGAGGCCCAGGCCTACGTCAAGCTCAAGACCGACGTGGCGCCGCCGATCGCCGCCTCCGGCGACAGCGGCCTGGACTCCTCGATCACCTCGATGATGGAGGCCATCGCCGGCCTGCACGCCAAGCTGGCCGGCCGGATCGAGGGCCACGGGGACAAGCTCCAGTACGCCCACGACTCCTACCAGCGCCACGACGTCGACGAGCACGGCGTCTACGAAGACCTGATGAACTGA
- a CDS encoding SMP-30/gluconolactonase/LRE family protein, producing the protein MTTNQQLTRRSVLVGALASAGALALAHPAAAASDYAPVVHGHGDALHPESTSWDRRGRRFLIGSLHRGTVSTVRADGRARTLVTDPVLVSTLGIKADPARGRLLVCNGDPAGKSVHSTAATQGRVSGLGAYDLATGRRLWYADLAADGGTHLANDVVVAPDGTAYVTDSFAPVVHRITPDGRPSVLVRNPRLGVPAGQFGLNGIVLEGRRLLVGNYATGSVWCVPLDRPGDLYPVVTDERLVGLDGVTPVGPGHLLGVTNAVGSSTAGQLVSLRSTDGWRTAHLTARPWADPAPTAVTVGPEGRAYVLSGRLDVLFGGGVSDEFTLRRV; encoded by the coding sequence ATGACCACGAATCAGCAACTCACCCGGCGGTCCGTCCTGGTCGGCGCGCTCGCCTCGGCAGGCGCGCTGGCCCTGGCCCACCCGGCCGCGGCAGCCTCTGACTACGCCCCGGTGGTGCACGGCCACGGCGACGCCCTGCACCCCGAGAGCACCAGTTGGGACCGCCGCGGTCGCCGCTTCCTGATCGGCTCGCTGCACCGCGGCACCGTCAGCACCGTGCGCGCCGACGGCCGGGCGCGCACCCTGGTCACCGACCCGGTGCTGGTCTCCACCCTGGGCATCAAGGCCGACCCGGCGCGCGGCCGGCTGCTGGTCTGCAACGGCGACCCCGCCGGCAAGTCGGTGCACAGCACCGCCGCCACCCAGGGCCGGGTCTCCGGCCTGGGCGCCTACGACCTGGCCACCGGCCGCCGCCTCTGGTACGCCGACCTGGCGGCGGACGGCGGCACCCACCTGGCCAACGACGTGGTCGTGGCCCCCGACGGCACCGCCTACGTCACCGACTCCTTCGCCCCGGTGGTCCACCGGATCACTCCGGACGGCCGCCCCTCCGTGCTGGTCCGCAACCCCCGACTGGGCGTCCCGGCCGGCCAGTTCGGGTTGAACGGCATCGTCCTGGAGGGCCGCCGCCTGTTGGTCGGCAACTACGCGACGGGTTCGGTGTGGTGCGTTCCGCTGGACCGCCCCGGGGACCTGTACCCGGTGGTCACCGACGAGCGGCTGGTCGGCCTGGACGGCGTCACCCCGGTCGGCCCCGGCCACCTGCTCGGCGTCACCAACGCCGTCGGGTCGTCAACGGCAGGCCAGTTGGTCTCGCTGCGCTCGACCGACGGCTGGCGCACGGCCCACCTGACGGCGCGTCCGTGGGCCGACCCGGCGCCGACGGCGGTGACGGTGGGGCCGGAGGGACGGGCGTACGTGCTGTCGGGGCGGCTGGACGTGCTGTTCGGGGGCGGGGTGTCGGACGAGTTCACGCTGCGGCGGGTGTGA